The proteins below come from a single Pandoraea apista genomic window:
- a CDS encoding AzlD domain-containing protein, producing MNYVLAILGMATVTFAVKAGIFVLGDRVRFPEWLREALSFVPVTVLTAIIVPMTLAPHGNGLELTWRNPQLVAALVAIAVCAATRHQLLTIGAGLAVFFTWQLGVLG from the coding sequence ACGGTGACGTTCGCCGTCAAAGCGGGCATTTTCGTGCTCGGCGACCGCGTGCGTTTTCCCGAATGGCTGCGCGAAGCGCTCTCGTTCGTCCCCGTCACCGTGCTCACGGCGATCATCGTGCCGATGACGCTGGCGCCGCACGGCAATGGGCTCGAACTCACGTGGCGCAACCCGCAACTCGTGGCGGCACTGGTGGCGATTGCGGTGTGTGCGGCGACGCGTCACCAGTTGCTGACCATTGGCGCGGGGCTCGCTGTGTTCTTTACATGGCAGTTGGGCGTGTTGGGATGA
- the gshA gene encoding glutamate--cysteine ligase gives MQPAHRALLGEGLSGIERETLRVEDNGALALTPHPRALGSALTNEEITTDYSEALLEFITPPQRDAADVIARLDEIHRFAYRKLGTELLWSDSMPPALPPEEVIPIADYGKSHIGMLKHVYRRGLALRYGKPMQCIAGIHYNFSLAERVWELLRESEGAKDSARDYQSARYVALIRNFRRYSWLLMYLFGASPVLHAEFLRGRQHGLESFDEGTLGLPYATSLRMSDLGYQNSAQSEVSPCYDCLPSYIDALTQAVSQPHPAYEALGTKRDGEWIQLSTNLLQIENEFYATIRPKRVTYSGERPVQALARRGVQYVEVRCIDIDPFQPAGIDVDTARFIDAFLLFCAFEDSPSCSNAENMENRDNFAHVVKEGRKPGLVLHRGGEAITLFDWAEELLDLIDRTAAAFDAQRGGAHYAHTMSLQRAKVQDVSLTPSARVMAALEPLRGTKGGAFQAFALAQSKRHAQTLRDTPLDASVIEHFETLARKSLETQAELERTQVGDFDAFVAAYRAGTLGTVSV, from the coding sequence ATGCAGCCGGCACACCGTGCCCTGCTCGGTGAGGGCCTGTCCGGCATTGAACGTGAAACCCTGCGCGTCGAAGACAACGGGGCACTTGCCCTGACACCGCATCCGCGTGCGCTCGGCTCAGCCCTGACCAACGAAGAGATCACGACGGATTACTCCGAAGCGCTGCTCGAGTTCATCACGCCGCCGCAGCGCGACGCCGCCGACGTGATCGCACGGCTGGACGAAATCCATCGGTTCGCCTATCGCAAGCTCGGCACCGAGTTGCTGTGGAGCGACTCGATGCCGCCGGCATTGCCCCCGGAGGAGGTGATTCCGATCGCCGACTACGGCAAGTCGCACATTGGCATGCTCAAGCATGTCTATCGCCGGGGCCTCGCGCTGCGTTACGGCAAGCCAATGCAGTGCATTGCCGGTATTCACTACAACTTCTCGCTGGCCGAGCGGGTGTGGGAACTGTTGCGGGAAAGCGAAGGCGCCAAGGACTCCGCGCGCGACTATCAATCGGCTCGCTACGTTGCGCTCATCCGCAATTTCCGCCGCTATAGCTGGCTGCTGATGTACCTGTTCGGTGCGTCGCCGGTGCTGCACGCCGAGTTCCTGCGCGGCCGCCAGCATGGTCTCGAATCGTTCGACGAAGGCACGCTCGGCCTGCCGTATGCGACCAGCCTGCGCATGAGCGATCTGGGTTATCAGAACAGTGCGCAGTCCGAAGTCTCGCCGTGCTACGACTGCCTGCCCAGCTATATCGATGCACTCACGCAAGCTGTAAGCCAGCCGCATCCTGCTTACGAAGCGCTTGGTACCAAGCGCGACGGCGAGTGGATTCAACTCTCGACCAATCTGCTGCAAATCGAGAACGAGTTCTACGCCACCATTCGTCCCAAGCGCGTGACTTACAGTGGCGAACGCCCGGTACAGGCGCTCGCGCGCCGCGGCGTGCAGTACGTCGAAGTTCGCTGCATCGATATCGACCCGTTTCAGCCGGCGGGTATCGACGTCGATACGGCTCGCTTCATCGACGCCTTTCTGCTGTTCTGCGCGTTCGAAGACAGTCCGTCGTGCTCGAACGCCGAGAACATGGAGAACCGCGACAACTTCGCTCACGTCGTCAAGGAAGGCCGCAAGCCGGGTCTTGTACTGCATCGTGGCGGTGAAGCGATCACGCTGTTCGACTGGGCCGAAGAACTTCTCGATCTCATTGATCGCACGGCCGCCGCGTTCGACGCACAGCGAGGCGGGGCGCACTACGCGCACACGATGTCGCTGCAACGCGCGAAGGTGCAAGACGTGTCGCTCACACCGTCTGCCCGTGTCATGGCCGCGCTTGAGCCGCTGCGCGGCACAAAGGGCGGTGCGTTCCAGGCGTTCGCGCTCGCGCAAAGCAAGCGTCATGCACAGACGCTGCGCGACACACCGCTCGACGCCAGCGTGATCGAGCACTTCGAGACGCTGGCCCGCAAGTCGCTCGAGACGCAGGCTGAACTTGAGCGCACGCAGGTCGGAGACTTCGATGCATTCGTTGCGGCCTACCGTGCAGGCACGCTAGGTACCGTGTCCGTCTGA
- a CDS encoding sulfite exporter TauE/SafE family protein, with protein MMNTQHLNDLIPLLSLGLATFLLAGFVKGVIGLGLPTVAVGLLGLAMPTAEAAALLIVPSLVTNVWQLLAGPRFAELAKRLWPMLIGIGIGTWAGGGWLANGGDFAGMALGVALLAYAALGLAAVRLHVPKSWPRAWVSALGGAIGVVTGLVTAATGVFVIPAVPFLQALDLDKDDLVQALGLSFTVSTIALAAGLARDGIFHGHAIGVSLLALAPALGGMFFGQWVRGRVSAVVFRRCFFVGLAMLGAELVIQHMR; from the coding sequence ATGATGAATACTCAACACCTGAACGATCTCATTCCCCTGCTATCGCTGGGGCTCGCGACCTTCCTGCTCGCCGGATTCGTCAAGGGCGTGATTGGGCTGGGCCTGCCGACGGTGGCCGTGGGACTGCTGGGTCTGGCCATGCCAACCGCAGAAGCCGCGGCGTTGCTTATCGTACCGTCGCTCGTCACCAATGTCTGGCAGCTCCTGGCGGGCCCGCGTTTTGCCGAACTCGCGAAGCGTTTGTGGCCGATGCTGATCGGTATCGGCATCGGGACATGGGCGGGTGGCGGATGGCTGGCCAACGGTGGCGATTTCGCCGGCATGGCGCTGGGTGTGGCGCTGCTCGCCTATGCGGCGCTGGGACTTGCGGCAGTGCGCCTGCATGTGCCGAAAAGCTGGCCCCGTGCCTGGGTGAGTGCACTGGGCGGTGCCATCGGTGTCGTTACCGGGCTGGTGACGGCGGCAACCGGTGTATTCGTCATTCCGGCGGTACCGTTTTTGCAAGCGCTCGATCTCGACAAGGACGATCTGGTGCAAGCGCTCGGTCTGTCGTTCACCGTCTCCACCATTGCGCTTGCCGCCGGTCTGGCGCGCGACGGTATTTTCCACGGCCATGCGATCGGTGTGTCACTGCTGGCGCTCGCGCCGGCGCTTGGCGGCATGTTCTTCGGGCAGTGGGTGCGAGGACGTGTCAGTGCGGTGGTGTTCCGTCGCTGCTTCTTTGTGGGGCTGGCAATGCTCGGCGCCGAGTTGGTAATTCAGCACATGCGGTGA
- a CDS encoding AMP-binding protein, translating into MPQILGFEAARDLLLAQRAHYDVAYRDFRWPVLSHFNWALDFFDPQAQGNDHPALWVVEEDGREIRLSFADMSARSNRVANFLREQGVSRGDRVLLMLPNQVELWDLMLACMKLGAVMIPATTLLAANDLVDRLERGRVRHVVTTARDALKFANLAGDYGRIAVGDNPPGGWTSLASAYRASDQFTPDGTTLATDPLLLYFTSGTTSRPKLVLHSHQSYPVGHLATMYWLGLQPGDIHWNISSPGWAKHAWSCFFAPWNAGATIFIYNFSRFDARAALETAARCGVTTLCAPPTVWRMMIQEDLASHPVKFRELIGAGEPLNPEVIDQVKRAWKITIRDGYGQTETCCQIGNSPGQPVKPGAMGRPMPGYRVVLLDHNGNEADEGEIALVLSSRPTGLMQGYEDDREKTAEAMRDGYYHTGDVAMRDERGYFTYVGRADDVFKASDYRISPFELESELIKHPAVAEAGVVPSPDPVRLAVPKAFITLRAGFHADAALALDILRFCRDHLAPYKRIRRIEFCDLPKTISGKIRRVELRRTEEGRDLQGRREMEFWDVDFADLK; encoded by the coding sequence ATGCCGCAAATCCTGGGGTTCGAGGCCGCTCGCGATCTTCTTCTCGCGCAGCGCGCCCATTACGACGTGGCGTATCGTGATTTTCGCTGGCCAGTTCTCTCTCACTTCAACTGGGCGCTGGATTTTTTCGACCCCCAGGCGCAAGGCAACGATCACCCCGCCCTCTGGGTAGTCGAGGAAGACGGGCGCGAGATACGTCTGTCCTTTGCCGACATGTCCGCCCGCTCGAATCGCGTCGCCAATTTCCTGCGCGAACAAGGCGTGTCGCGCGGTGACCGCGTGTTGCTCATGCTGCCCAATCAGGTTGAACTCTGGGATCTCATGCTCGCCTGCATGAAGCTCGGCGCCGTCATGATTCCGGCAACGACCCTGCTCGCTGCAAACGACCTCGTCGACCGGCTCGAACGCGGGCGAGTACGCCATGTGGTTACTACCGCGCGCGATGCTCTCAAGTTCGCCAACCTGGCCGGCGACTACGGCCGCATCGCCGTCGGCGACAACCCGCCCGGCGGCTGGACGTCGCTCGCTTCGGCCTATCGCGCCTCGGATCAATTCACGCCTGACGGCACCACGCTCGCGACCGATCCGCTGCTGCTGTACTTCACCTCCGGCACCACGTCGCGCCCAAAGCTCGTGCTGCACTCACATCAAAGCTATCCCGTCGGCCATCTCGCCACCATGTACTGGCTCGGCCTCCAACCGGGCGACATTCACTGGAACATCAGTTCGCCGGGATGGGCGAAGCACGCCTGGAGCTGCTTCTTCGCGCCGTGGAACGCGGGTGCGACCATCTTCATCTACAACTTTTCGCGCTTCGACGCCCGTGCCGCACTAGAGACGGCTGCGCGCTGCGGTGTCACCACGCTGTGTGCGCCGCCTACCGTCTGGCGCATGATGATTCAGGAAGATCTGGCAAGCCACCCCGTAAAATTCCGTGAACTGATCGGTGCAGGCGAGCCGCTCAACCCGGAAGTGATCGATCAGGTCAAACGCGCCTGGAAGATCACAATCCGCGATGGCTACGGCCAGACCGAAACGTGCTGCCAGATCGGCAACTCCCCGGGACAACCGGTGAAGCCGGGCGCGATGGGGCGTCCCATGCCGGGGTATCGCGTGGTGCTGCTCGATCACAACGGCAATGAAGCAGACGAAGGCGAGATCGCGCTGGTTCTGTCGTCGCGGCCGACCGGTTTGATGCAGGGCTATGAAGACGACCGCGAGAAGACCGCCGAGGCGATGCGCGACGGTTACTACCACACGGGGGACGTCGCCATGCGCGACGAGCGCGGCTACTTCACCTATGTCGGCCGCGCGGACGATGTCTTCAAGGCGTCCGACTATCGCATCAGTCCGTTCGAGCTGGAAAGCGAACTGATCAAACACCCGGCCGTGGCCGAAGCCGGCGTGGTGCCGAGCCCCGATCCGGTGCGGCTCGCCGTGCCGAAGGCATTCATCACCCTGCGCGCAGGCTTCCACGCCGACGCCGCCCTCGCACTCGATATCCTGCGCTTCTGCCGTGATCACCTCGCACCCTACAAACGTATCCGGCGCATCGAATTTTGCGATCTGCCGAAAACGATCTCCGGCAAGATCCGTCGCGTCGAACTACGTCGAACGGAAGAGGGACGTGATCTGCAAGGCCGTCGTGAGATGGAGTTCTGGGACGTCGATTTCGCTGATCTCAAGTGA
- a CDS encoding SOS response-associated peptidase family protein, with translation MRWAIGMASDEPFAIAGLWREWEGAGGPRFSFTMLTLNADHHPLMKRFHKPGSEKRLVVIIKPADYDDWLGARSIDEARSFVTLPDAQTMAAGPAPKTAE, from the coding sequence GTGCGTTGGGCGATCGGCATGGCATCAGATGAGCCGTTCGCGATTGCCGGTCTATGGCGCGAGTGGGAGGGCGCGGGCGGCCCGCGTTTCTCTTTTACGATGCTCACGCTCAACGCAGATCACCACCCGCTTATGAAGCGCTTCCACAAGCCGGGGAGTGAGAAGAGGTTGGTGGTGATCATCAAGCCTGCCGACTATGACGACTGGCTTGGTGCTCGGTCGATTGACGAGGCGAGGTCGTTCGTGACGCTGCCCGATGCTCAAACAATGGCGGCTGGACCGGCGCCAAAGACGGCAGAGTGA
- a CDS encoding autotransporter outer membrane beta-barrel domain-containing protein, producing the protein MRIVRTAGSTAVALALAGTAPALWAAGTCGTGDISGCGAPGGDGASGRGGAGGVGNGQGGGSSTVDTNSVTVPVPGAWGTQGTGGTGASGDGVPASSGPSADVVVSDGITINLPMNGLDGSVGTNGTNFATGGNGGNTGIYYSGLDIYVAAAIIGGAGGQGGSALGGVGNGGGGGGGGAGMMSVAGMASIVNSGTITGGAGGVGGSGPFGGGGGGGGDGLLALGGHATITNIGAITGGVGGAAGAATIAGGTGGGGGIGVNLAGTTNSLANIGTISGGAGLTGGVGVRTRGNDSITNAGLIMGGMNNGGMTRAAAVEFGGLDNALNLLSGSVILGDLLFDAGASATIAALNSGLTLNNAVVLSDAASNVIFSTARSGLTMSGAVSGAGTLTLGGIDSNVLTMTSANTYTGATTIGSGTLALSGNGSIAASSGVTVAGVFDISGVTAGTSIKALSGGGAVRLGGQTLSLTNAAGTFDGVIDGTGGVHLVGGTQTLTGVNTYSGATTVDNGAVLALAGTGSVALSSGVTNNGTLDISATTNGASLTGLTGLGTVSLGARTLTLTQAAGVFSGTIAGTGGLTLNGGTQTLAGANTYTGATTINAGTLALVAGGQLSSATTVTLAGSGATFDVSAAGALTLSGLSGAAGTRFAIGASTLTVDAATDATYAGDLAGSGVFVKQGTGMLVLNGTSSAFTGTTNVGAGTLEIGDAAHESAVQGGNVAVGSQGTLRGHGTILGNVTNGGIVAPGGSIGTLSVAGNYTQASNAALAIEVSPTTASLLKVSGSATLNGVLAITYDPGTYRATRYTLLSAANGVIGRFSSVTEAVSAGADLGNLRSALSYGANDVTLALNDPASGGPGASDPLGGVVIAPKNTSVFTALGTAALMNAQSATSALLDQATRRSVGTGLATGDATSDGPTVWANATGLHGRLSGADGQPGFQENRYGFLAGAHKRMAGNTFGLAGGYSHADLSEMGTANSGMIDTLRLAAYASREIGPVDVAASVGYGLDFMSQKRPFAGIGTAQGDHIGQEFTAAAQASAPLSIAGVVVTPRVGLRYAYFHANGFDESGAGGQNLRVGADNTRSLQPFVGVTFDRAFGDAWRPMHAQFRAAYAHELLDTGRAITVASQDGTIFVAPGTRLARGYLTLGASFGVTLAKHLDVSLAYDALINTARASAQTGSLKVSYRF; encoded by the coding sequence ATGCGAATCGTTCGAACTGCTGGCAGTACGGCAGTCGCATTGGCGCTCGCGGGGACCGCGCCCGCGCTATGGGCTGCCGGGACATGCGGCACGGGTGACATAAGCGGCTGCGGCGCGCCGGGAGGCGATGGTGCCTCGGGGCGAGGCGGCGCAGGCGGCGTCGGCAACGGGCAGGGCGGCGGTTCGAGCACGGTGGATACAAACAGTGTGACGGTGCCGGTTCCCGGAGCCTGGGGAACCCAGGGGACAGGTGGCACTGGCGCGTCCGGCGATGGTGTTCCGGCGTCGAGCGGGCCGTCGGCGGACGTCGTCGTCTCCGACGGCATAACGATCAATTTACCGATGAACGGCCTCGACGGCAGCGTCGGCACCAATGGCACCAACTTTGCCACCGGTGGCAACGGCGGAAACACCGGGATCTATTATTCTGGCCTCGACATCTACGTGGCGGCGGCGATCATCGGCGGTGCAGGTGGCCAGGGCGGCAGCGCCCTCGGTGGTGTGGGCAACGGCGGCGGTGGAGGTGGCGGCGGGGCCGGAATGATGTCTGTCGCGGGAATGGCGTCGATCGTCAATTCGGGGACGATTACGGGAGGGGCTGGCGGCGTCGGCGGTTCAGGGCCCTTCGGCGGTGGCGGGGGTGGGGGCGGCGACGGGTTGCTCGCGCTCGGCGGGCACGCCACCATTACCAATATCGGCGCGATTACCGGCGGTGTCGGTGGGGCTGCCGGCGCCGCGACCATCGCCGGCGGCACGGGGGGCGGAGGCGGTATTGGCGTTAATCTCGCGGGAACGACCAACTCGCTTGCCAACATTGGAACTATCTCGGGCGGCGCCGGTTTGACCGGTGGTGTCGGCGTACGTACGCGCGGGAATGACTCGATCACCAATGCCGGCCTCATCATGGGCGGGATGAACAATGGTGGCATGACGCGGGCCGCGGCCGTCGAGTTCGGGGGGCTGGACAACGCATTGAATCTGCTGTCCGGCTCGGTGATTCTCGGCGATCTGCTATTCGACGCCGGTGCAAGTGCCACCATCGCCGCCCTCAATTCCGGGCTGACGCTGAACAATGCCGTAGTTCTGAGCGACGCCGCCTCGAACGTGATTTTCTCGACCGCGAGATCAGGCTTGACGATGTCGGGCGCGGTGTCGGGCGCTGGCACACTGACGCTCGGCGGCATCGACTCGAATGTCCTGACGATGACGTCGGCCAATACATACACCGGGGCTACAACGATCGGCAGCGGCACGCTGGCGCTATCCGGCAACGGAAGCATAGCAGCGTCATCCGGGGTGACGGTAGCCGGCGTGTTCGATATTTCGGGCGTGACGGCCGGCACATCGATCAAAGCGCTTTCCGGCGGCGGCGCTGTGCGGCTCGGCGGCCAGACGCTGTCGCTCACCAACGCGGCCGGGACATTCGATGGCGTCATCGACGGCACCGGTGGTGTACATCTGGTCGGCGGCACGCAGACGCTGACCGGCGTGAATACCTATTCCGGCGCGACGACCGTCGATAACGGCGCCGTGCTGGCCCTGGCTGGCACCGGAAGTGTTGCGTTGTCGAGCGGTGTGACGAATAACGGCACGCTCGATATTTCCGCGACAACGAATGGCGCCTCGCTGACGGGCCTGACAGGGCTGGGAACGGTCTCGCTCGGGGCGCGCACGCTAACGCTGACGCAGGCAGCAGGCGTCTTCTCAGGCACGATCGCCGGCACAGGTGGCCTGACGTTGAACGGCGGCACGCAGACGCTCGCGGGCGCGAATACCTATACCGGGGCAACCACAATCAATGCGGGCACGCTCGCGCTTGTCGCAGGCGGGCAGTTGTCATCGGCGACGACAGTGACGCTGGCCGGCAGCGGCGCTACGTTTGATGTCTCCGCCGCGGGCGCGCTAACCCTCTCCGGTCTGTCCGGTGCGGCGGGGACACGCTTCGCCATTGGCGCGAGCACGCTGACGGTCGATGCTGCGACCGACGCCACCTATGCCGGTGACCTCGCCGGCAGCGGGGTTTTCGTCAAACAGGGTACGGGCATGCTGGTGCTCAATGGGACAAGCTCCGCTTTCACCGGTACGACCAACGTCGGGGCAGGCACGCTTGAGATCGGCGACGCCGCGCACGAGAGCGCAGTGCAGGGCGGCAACGTCGCGGTCGGTTCGCAGGGCACATTGCGCGGGCACGGCACGATTCTCGGCAACGTGACCAATGGCGGCATCGTGGCGCCGGGCGGGTCCATCGGTACGTTGAGCGTCGCCGGAAATTACACACAAGCGTCGAACGCAGCGCTGGCGATCGAGGTAAGTCCGACGACGGCGTCGCTGCTCAAGGTGTCGGGCAGCGCGACATTGAACGGCGTGCTCGCGATTACTTACGACCCGGGCACGTATCGGGCGACGCGATATACCCTGTTGAGCGCGGCGAACGGTGTGATCGGGAGATTTTCCTCGGTGACCGAGGCGGTGTCGGCCGGTGCCGATCTTGGCAATCTGCGCTCCGCGCTGAGCTACGGCGCAAACGACGTGACGCTCGCGCTCAACGATCCGGCATCCGGCGGCCCGGGCGCTTCCGATCCGTTGGGGGGCGTGGTCATTGCGCCGAAGAACACGAGCGTTTTCACCGCCCTGGGGACGGCGGCGCTGATGAACGCCCAGTCGGCGACGTCAGCGCTGCTCGACCAGGCCACGAGGCGATCCGTCGGGACGGGGCTGGCGACCGGCGATGCGACCTCTGACGGCCCCACGGTCTGGGCGAACGCGACGGGGCTTCACGGGCGTTTGTCCGGCGCCGACGGCCAGCCGGGGTTTCAGGAAAACCGCTACGGCTTCCTCGCAGGCGCGCACAAGCGCATGGCGGGCAACACCTTCGGGTTGGCAGGCGGCTATTCCCATGCCGATCTCTCGGAGATGGGCACGGCGAACTCGGGCATGATCGATACTCTGCGGCTGGCCGCCTACGCGAGCCGCGAGATCGGTCCGGTCGACGTTGCGGCATCTGTAGGTTACGGCCTTGATTTCATGTCGCAGAAGCGCCCGTTCGCTGGCATTGGGACGGCGCAAGGTGATCATATAGGGCAGGAGTTCACGGCAGCGGCACAGGCGAGCGCGCCGTTGTCGATCGCCGGGGTGGTGGTCACGCCGCGTGTCGGCTTGCGCTACGCCTACTTCCATGCCAACGGTTTCGACGAAAGCGGGGCGGGCGGACAGAATCTGCGCGTTGGGGCGGACAATACGCGCAGCCTTCAGCCGTTCGTGGGCGTAACGTTCGACAGGGCGTTCGGAGATGCGTGGCGTCCGATGCATGCGCAATTTCGCGCAGCCTATGCCCACGAATTGCTCGATACCGGCCGGGCAATCACCGTGGCCTCGCAGGACGGCACGATTTTCGTGGCGCCGGGCACGCGCTTGGCGCGCGGCTATCTGACGCTTGGCGCGAGCTTCGGCGTCACGCTCGCTAAGCATCTGGACGTCTCCCTCGCCTACGATGCACTCATCAACACTGCTCGCGCATCCGCGCAGACGGGCAGCCTGAAGGTGAGCTACCGGTTCTGA
- a CDS encoding DUF934 domain-containing protein: MLIDRNGLPAADVWTYRGTHEPGTTSTGSKDVLPLDAWLAANGQGVAPAGIRVQGHDDPERIAALLPQLELVVIEFPKSRDGRGFTLAKFLREKWHFEGGIRAAGPLLPDQLAMLWACGFDSLLSPPDVPTARWHEAALAAQARATRPRTLLERLTA, translated from the coding sequence ATGTTGATTGATCGAAACGGGCTGCCTGCCGCAGACGTCTGGACTTATCGGGGTACGCACGAACCGGGGACGACGAGCACGGGCAGCAAGGATGTGCTGCCGCTCGACGCGTGGCTGGCTGCGAACGGGCAGGGCGTTGCACCCGCCGGTATTCGCGTTCAGGGGCATGACGATCCGGAGCGCATTGCGGCGCTTCTGCCGCAACTCGAACTCGTCGTGATCGAGTTTCCGAAGTCGCGCGATGGCCGGGGTTTTACGCTGGCGAAATTTCTGCGCGAGAAGTGGCATTTCGAAGGCGGGATTCGTGCGGCGGGGCCGTTGCTGCCGGATCAACTGGCGATGCTGTGGGCCTGCGGGTTCGACAGCTTGCTCTCGCCCCCGGACGTGCCCACGGCACGCTGGCACGAGGCAGCGCTGGCCGCGCAAGCGCGCGCTACGCGACCCCGCACGTTGCTTGAACGTCTGACGGCCTGA
- a CDS encoding DUF2849 domain-containing protein, giving the protein MNAGNLISANRLHDGLVVWLDKQHNWVDDLAQAHVFDAQDLDQAQAAAQAAQAANLIVDPVPRPAQVGEAGPVPVDFREQLRSRGPSVREDLGKQAAEATVQAALAHAPALTVAPEHAGIYCYDPSEREFLKDRAKEFGQQVARRLSGELSEDAFKVYRLMNGLYLQLHGYMLRVAIPYGTLSAIQLRQLAYVANRFDKGYGHFTTRQNLQFNWPTLTDSPEILSKLADVDLHAIQTSGNCIRNVTTDQFAGAAKDEVVDPRVYAEILRQWSTDHPEFTYLPRKFKIAITGGQTDRAAVRFHDIGILARTNERGEVGFQIYAGGGLGRTPIVGTLVREWLPEADLLRFVEAILRVYNALGRRDNIYKARIKILIKEMQPAKFIEMIEEEFARIALSHRPLGEDVIAAIRDRFVVPEFETLPDTSSAFAQAYESDIEFRRWVDTCTHEHKVPGYISAVVSLKPASGIPGDASSTEMLLLADLAERYSFNELRVTHEQNLVLPHVKRDELHALWTRLKEGGLATPNIGLISDAIACPGLDYCALANARSVPVAQRIALRFTEEQQRDIGPVTLNVSGCINACAHHHVAHIGILGVDKAGKENYQITLGGSADENAAVGKILGPGVTYEAVPQVIENILNRYRALRHEGERFIDTLGRVGAEEFKGALHVD; this is encoded by the coding sequence ATGAATGCAGGCAACCTGATTTCGGCAAACCGGCTACACGACGGCTTGGTCGTGTGGCTGGACAAGCAACACAACTGGGTGGACGATCTTGCGCAGGCGCATGTGTTCGACGCGCAGGATCTCGACCAGGCGCAAGCGGCAGCGCAGGCGGCCCAGGCAGCCAATCTGATCGTCGACCCGGTGCCGCGCCCTGCGCAAGTGGGCGAAGCCGGCCCCGTTCCGGTGGATTTTCGTGAACAACTGCGCTCGCGCGGTCCGTCGGTTCGTGAAGACCTCGGCAAGCAGGCCGCTGAAGCCACGGTGCAGGCGGCGCTGGCGCATGCACCTGCGTTGACCGTGGCGCCGGAGCATGCCGGTATCTACTGCTATGACCCGTCCGAGCGCGAGTTCCTCAAGGACCGTGCGAAGGAGTTCGGCCAGCAGGTCGCCCGTCGGCTCAGTGGCGAACTCAGCGAAGACGCGTTCAAGGTCTATCGCCTGATGAACGGTCTGTACCTGCAATTGCACGGCTATATGCTGCGCGTTGCCATTCCGTACGGCACGCTGAGCGCGATCCAGTTGCGTCAGCTTGCCTATGTGGCGAACCGTTTCGACAAGGGTTACGGTCACTTCACCACGCGTCAGAATCTTCAGTTCAATTGGCCGACGCTCACGGACTCACCTGAGATCCTGTCGAAGCTTGCCGATGTCGATCTGCATGCAATTCAGACGAGCGGCAATTGCATTCGCAACGTGACGACCGATCAATTCGCCGGCGCGGCGAAGGACGAAGTGGTCGATCCGCGCGTGTACGCCGAGATTTTGCGTCAATGGTCGACAGACCATCCCGAATTCACCTATTTGCCGCGCAAGTTCAAGATCGCGATCACCGGCGGTCAGACCGATCGGGCTGCTGTGCGCTTTCACGACATCGGCATTCTCGCGCGGACGAACGAGCGCGGCGAGGTCGGTTTTCAGATATACGCGGGCGGTGGGCTGGGACGCACGCCCATCGTGGGTACGCTCGTGCGCGAGTGGCTGCCCGAGGCCGATCTGTTGCGCTTCGTCGAAGCCATTTTGCGCGTGTACAACGCGCTGGGGCGTCGCGACAACATCTACAAGGCGCGCATCAAGATCCTCATCAAGGAAATGCAGCCTGCGAAGTTCATCGAGATGATCGAGGAAGAATTCGCACGCATTGCCCTTTCGCATCGTCCGCTGGGAGAAGACGTCATCGCGGCGATTCGCGATCGTTTCGTCGTGCCCGAGTTCGAAACGTTGCCGGATACGTCGAGCGCGTTTGCGCAAGCCTACGAGAGCGACATCGAATTCCGCCGCTGGGTCGACACCTGCACGCACGAGCACAAGGTGCCCGGCTACATCAGTGCGGTCGTTTCGCTCAAGCCGGCGAGCGGTATTCCGGGCGACGCCAGTTCGACAGAAATGCTGCTGCTGGCGGATCTCGCAGAGCGCTACTCGTTCAACGAGTTGCGAGTGACTCACGAACAGAATCTGGTGCTGCCGCATGTCAAGCGCGACGAACTGCATGCCTTGTGGACGCGCCTGAAGGAGGGCGGTCTGGCCACGCCCAACATTGGCCTGATCTCAGACGCCATTGCCTGCCCGGGGCTGGATTATTGCGCGCTGGCCAATGCGCGCTCGGTGCCGGTGGCGCAACGCATTGCGCTGCGCTTCACGGAGGAGCAGCAACGCGATATCGGGCCGGTAACGCTTAACGTGTCCGGTTGCATTAACGCTTGCGCGCATCACCACGTTGCCCATATCGGCATTCTCGGTGTCGACAAGGCGGGTAAGGAGAACTATCAGATCACGCTGGGCGGTTCGGCCGACGAGAACGCTGCCGTCGGCAAGATTCTTGGCCCGGGCGTCACTTACGAAGCCGTGCCGCAGGTGATCGAGAACATTCTCAATCGTTATCGCGCGTTGCGTCACGAGGGAGAGCGCTTTATCGATACGCTCGGACGTGTCGGGGCAGAGGAATTCAAGGGAGCTTTGCATGTTGATTGA